The Siniperca chuatsi isolate FFG_IHB_CAS linkage group LG7, ASM2008510v1, whole genome shotgun sequence genome includes a window with the following:
- the nmd3 gene encoding 60S ribosomal export protein NMD3, with the protein MEYMQAPATSSQGNILCCTCGVPIPPNPANMCVACLRTQVDISEGIPKQVTVHFCKQCERYLQPPASWVQCALESRELLALCLKKIKSSMTKVRLIDAGFLWTEPHSKRIKMKVTIQKEVMNGAILQQVFVVEFVIQYQMCDDCHRVEAKDFWKAVVQVRQKTIHKKTFYYLEQLILKHKLHQNALNIKEIHDGIDFYYGTKQHAQKMVDFLQCTVPCRSKTSQRLISHDIHSNTYNYKSTFSMEIVPVCKDNVVCLSPRLAQSLGNMGQVCVCVRVTSTIHLIDPNTLQIAEVDGNTYWRNPFNSLCNPRQLEEFIVMDTDIIRDQKLSAGAGMRSNKHTLAEVWVQKTSEMDTSQQYHCRTFLGHLLNIGDLVMGFDFANSNVNDEYLNKMNPHHVPDVVLIKKSYDRTRRVKRRNWKLQEMTRDREGMDTDDERQYQDFLEDLEEDEALRKNVNIYRDASKIPVESDTDDDGAPRISLVEMLEELSLTDATGEEGADMMTD; encoded by the exons ATGGAGTACATGCAAGCTCCTGCCACAAGCAGCCAGGGGAATAT CCTGTGCTGTACCTGTGGCGTCCCCATTCCTCCCAACCCAGCCAACATGTGTGTAGCCTGCCTGCGTACTCAGGTAGACATCTCAGAGGGAATCCCCAAGCAAGTCACAGTGCACTTTTGCAAGCAGTGTGAAAG GTACTTACAGCCTCCAGCCAGCTGGGTGCAGTGTGCCCTGGAGTCCAGGGAACTGCTGGCCCTTTGCCTGAAAAAGATTAAGAGCTCTATGACCAAA GTGCGTCTCATTGATGCAGGCTTCCTATGGACAGAGCCACACTCCAAAAGGATTAAGATGAAAGTGACCATCCAGAAAGAG GTGATGAATGGCGCTATCCTACAGCAGGTGTTTGTGGTCGAGTTTGTCATCCAGTACCAGATGTGTGACGACTGCCACCGTGTGGAAGCCAAGGACTTCTGGAAGGCCGTGGTTCAAGTTAGGCAGAAG accaTTCATAAAAAGACATTCTACTATCTAGAGCAGCTGATCCTCAAGCATAAACTCCACCAGAATGCCCTCAACATCAAAGAAATCCATG ATGGGATTGATTTCTACTATGGCACCAAGCAGCACGCTCAGAAGATGGTCGACTTCCTCCAGTGCACCGTCCCCTGCAG GTCAAAAACATCCCAGCGCCTCATCTCTCACGACATTCATTCAAACACATACAACTACAAGAGCACCTTCTCCATGGAGATCGTACCTGTCTGCAAG GACAACGTAGTGTGCCTTTCACCACGGCTGGCGCAGAGCCTGGGGAACATgggtcaagtgtgtgtgtgcgtccgtGTCACCAGCACCATCCACCTCATCGATCCCAACACCCTGCAGA TTGCCGAGGTTGATGGGAACACATACTGGCGTAACCCCTTCAACAGTCTCTGTAACCCACGGCAACTGGAGGAGTTCATCGTTATGGACACCGACATCATCAGAGACCAGAAGCTGAGTGCTGGAGCCGGCATGAGGTCCAataag CACACCCTGGCTGAGGTGTGGGTTCAGAAAACATCAGAGATGGACACCAGTCAGCAGTATCACTGCCGTACATTCTTGGGCCACCTGCTCAACATCGGAGACCTGGTGATGGG GTTTGACTTCGCCAATTCCAACGTCAATGATGAGTACCTGAATAAGATGAACCCTCACCATGTTCCTGATGTG GTGCTGATCAAGAAGAGCTACGACCGCACCAGGAGGGTGAAGCGCAGGAACTGGAAACTGCAGGAGATGACCAGAGACCGTGAGGGCATGGACACAGATGATGAGAG ACAATACCAGGACTTCCTGGAGGACCTGGAGGAGGATGAAGCTCTGAGGAAGAATGTTAACATCTACAGAG aTGCATCAAAGATCCCAGTGGAGAGCGACACTGATGATGACGGAGCACCACGTATCTCCCTGGTGGAGATGCTGGAGGAGCTCAGCCTAACAGATGCCACAGGGGAAGAGGGTGCCGACATGATGACAGACTAG